The following are encoded together in the Thalassolituus oleivorans MIL-1 genome:
- a CDS encoding alpha/beta hydrolase, producing MTSPKAVVTNTDSKPLEVKSVFYSDGVQCAASLFLPEAGAETSDGLPAILMVHGWGGVQGALTGPFIAAFIAAGYAVMTFDYPGWGSSEGLPRNCINPIKRVGNVESALTHLKQQSVVNEKKIVLWGTSFGGGHVVDTAAQHPELLGAIAQVPMLDGQDAVKAIPLLSLLRFGAYGITDCFMGRRPIYIPVVSAPGEFGSMDRDGAEDAMNRGIEIAGIQYDNRVAARSVLTIGMYRPIKRLAKIKIPTLLIGASRDSVAPFNRMNIENRNKDYVQTKMIDANHFEPYFEPVLSQNLQYQLEFLHSLSANKE from the coding sequence ATGACGAGTCCAAAAGCAGTTGTTACGAATACAGATAGCAAACCGTTAGAGGTGAAATCGGTTTTCTACTCCGACGGCGTGCAATGCGCGGCGTCACTCTTCCTTCCGGAGGCCGGAGCTGAAACAAGTGATGGTTTACCTGCAATCCTTATGGTGCATGGCTGGGGCGGTGTTCAGGGCGCACTCACAGGGCCATTTATTGCTGCATTCATCGCCGCAGGCTACGCGGTCATGACGTTCGATTACCCTGGCTGGGGAAGCAGTGAGGGCTTGCCGCGAAACTGCATTAATCCAATAAAACGTGTCGGTAACGTTGAATCGGCGCTTACCCATTTGAAGCAACAGTCAGTGGTCAACGAGAAGAAAATTGTGCTTTGGGGCACATCGTTTGGCGGCGGTCATGTAGTGGATACCGCCGCGCAACACCCTGAACTTTTGGGTGCTATCGCTCAGGTTCCTATGCTTGATGGCCAAGATGCAGTGAAAGCGATTCCGCTGCTAAGTTTGTTGCGCTTTGGTGCTTACGGCATCACTGATTGTTTTATGGGTCGACGCCCAATCTACATTCCGGTCGTTTCAGCACCGGGTGAATTTGGTTCAATGGATCGCGATGGGGCTGAAGATGCTATGAATCGTGGAATTGAGATTGCCGGTATTCAATACGATAACCGAGTTGCTGCTCGCTCAGTTTTAACGATTGGCATGTATCGTCCGATCAAGCGTTTAGCCAAGATTAAAATACCTACGTTATTGATTGGCGCATCTCGCGATTCGGTTGCACCATTTAATCGAATGAATATTGAAAATAGAAACAAAGACTACGTTCAAACTAAAATGATTGATGCTAATCACTTTGAACCATATTTCGAACCTGTGCTTTCTCAGAATTTGCAATATCAGTTGGAGTTTTTGCACTCATTGTCAGCCAATAAAGAATAA
- a CDS encoding amidase has translation MTTEWAYHSATQLLDAMNKGELTSRALVEYYQQRFVKVNPDVNAVVATNFDAALSRADEADQARKDGISWGPLHGLPMTIKDTFEVVGMPCTAGAPALKAHTPKKNAHAVEQLLDAGAIIFGKTNTPLYASDIQSYNKIYGTTNNPWNLTLTPGGSSGGAAAALASGMTPIELGSDIGGSIRTPSHFCGVYGHKVTYGIISCRGHIPGPPGMLSEPDLSVAGPMARSADDLKMMLDIISGPTPLMTDAWQLNLPEPKQKNLSDFKVLMWLDDPLCPIDDELRPAYLKLKSHLEAQGAQVTLGEPDGLTLNSFFPTYMSLLGAVLGSSLKGKQRIATKVFGTLAKYFGKYIGASASGEDFLLGMVQPHADWIRSNEKRHHLAQAFEKLYEKYDVILTPVTMTAAFEHQQVGPVHLRKLDVNGEQRNYSDMFMWIAPATLLGLPATSAPVGQTSGGLPVNIQIIGNAYKDKTTLHFASLLEKSMGGFKNPPKYNV, from the coding sequence GTGACTACAGAATGGGCCTATCACAGTGCCACTCAGCTTTTAGATGCCATGAATAAGGGCGAACTCACTAGCCGTGCGCTGGTTGAGTATTACCAACAGCGCTTTGTTAAGGTGAATCCTGATGTTAATGCCGTTGTAGCCACTAACTTTGATGCGGCTCTCTCCCGCGCCGATGAGGCTGATCAGGCACGCAAAGACGGTATCAGTTGGGGGCCGCTGCATGGTCTGCCAATGACGATTAAAGATACCTTTGAAGTCGTCGGTATGCCTTGCACCGCTGGCGCTCCGGCACTTAAAGCTCATACTCCTAAAAAGAACGCTCACGCTGTCGAACAGCTGTTAGATGCAGGGGCGATTATCTTTGGTAAAACCAATACGCCTTTATATGCGAGCGATATCCAGAGTTATAACAAGATCTATGGTACAACGAATAATCCTTGGAATTTGACACTAACGCCGGGCGGCTCTTCTGGCGGCGCTGCTGCGGCTCTGGCCTCCGGTATGACACCGATAGAGCTTGGCTCTGACATTGGTGGCTCTATTCGAACTCCTTCTCATTTTTGTGGGGTGTACGGCCATAAAGTTACTTACGGCATTATTTCTTGTCGTGGGCATATTCCTGGTCCACCGGGAATGCTAAGCGAGCCTGATCTTTCGGTGGCCGGCCCTATGGCTCGGTCGGCTGATGATTTGAAGATGATGTTGGATATTATCTCTGGGCCAACGCCTCTGATGACGGATGCGTGGCAGCTGAACTTACCAGAACCTAAGCAAAAAAATCTGTCAGATTTCAAAGTATTAATGTGGCTAGATGATCCACTGTGCCCTATTGATGATGAATTACGGCCTGCCTATCTGAAGCTCAAGTCACATCTGGAGGCCCAAGGTGCTCAAGTGACATTGGGCGAACCTGATGGTCTAACGCTAAATTCATTTTTCCCAACGTATATGAGCTTGCTTGGAGCTGTTCTGGGTTCATCTCTAAAAGGTAAACAGCGCATTGCGACCAAGGTATTTGGCACTTTGGCTAAGTATTTCGGTAAATATATAGGTGCTAGTGCTTCAGGAGAGGATTTCTTGCTGGGTATGGTACAGCCTCACGCTGATTGGATTCGTAGCAATGAAAAGCGTCATCATCTGGCACAGGCTTTTGAAAAACTCTACGAAAAATACGACGTTATTCTTACTCCGGTAACGATGACCGCGGCATTTGAACACCAACAAGTTGGGCCGGTGCATCTGCGTAAGTTGGATGTTAATGGCGAGCAACGTAATTACTCCGATATGTTTATGTGGATTGCGCCTGCCACCTTGCTAGGTTTACCAGCCACTAGTGCGCCTGTAGGCCAAACCTCTGGCGGCTTACCGGTAAATATTCAGATTATTGGTAATGCCTACAAAGATAAAACCACATTGCATTTTGCGAGTTTGTTAGAGAAGTCGATGGGCGGCTTTAAAAATCCACCCAAATATAACGTGTAA